GCCATCTCCTCCCTGTTCGGCTTCCTCCCCCTGGTGCTGGCCAGTGGCGCCGGCGCCCGCAGCCAGGCGTCCCTCGGCACGGTGGTGTTCGGAGGATTGCTGATCGCCACGGTGCTCTCGCTGCTGGTGGTGCCCGTGTTCTACGTGGTGGTCAAATCGCTGCTGAGGGACGATGCTGAGGGTCGTGAACCCGCTCCCGGAGCGGCATCGGGGCCATGAGTCAGTTCCCTCCTCCCCTGCGTCAGCCTGAGGCGGAGCGGAACCCACTCCCTGTCCCGCGGCCGATGAGTGGCCGCAAGGTGCTGCTGGCGGTTCTGGCCGGCCTGGTGCTCGGTTGGATGATCGGGATGTTCATGGAGTCGATCGTCGCCAACACCCCCAACGACATTGACCCGGATGAGCTGCACCGGCTGCGCTGGCTGCTGGCGGCTGCCGGTGCCTTGAGTGGGCTGGCGATCGAGTCGATCCGGCAGCTCCAGGCGGCGAGCACCGACCCGGCCTACCGCCGCCGCCGCCGTTTCCGCCCCTGACACGGCAACCGCTGGCCTGTCAGCTGGGCTGGTCGCGGGACAATCCCGGAGGGGACCGGTACCGTTGGGCCCACTCCCATCGCCCCTGGTCTGGATGGCGCTTCCAATCCCGGCCGCGGTCATCAGGCCCGGCCAGGTGGTTCTGCCGCTGGCCGCGCTGCTGCTCGTCGCTGGATGTGCCACGAAGCCGACGGCCTCGCGCCAGCCCCTGCAGGTGCAGGTGGCCACCCTGGCCGAGGCCTCCTTCAGCCCGGCGATCGAGGTGATGAGCCGTCTCTCCTCCACCACGGATGTGGCGTTGCGGCCGGAGGTGGACGGGCAGGTGGTGAAGATCCTGGCCAGGCAGGGCCAGCAGGTGCAGGCCGGCCAGCCCATCCTCGTGCTCGACAACGTGCAGGAGGCCGCCGCCCTCGATGCCAGCCGGGCGGAGGCCCGCAAGGACGTGGTGAACGCCGAGCGCTACATCTTCCTGAATCAGCAGGGGGCGGTGTCCACCAAGGACCGCGACTTCTATGTGACCCAGGCCATTCAGAGCCGTGACCAGGCCCGGGCCAAGGCGGCCGATCTCGGCTACAAGTACGTGCGCGCGCCGATCGCCGGGGTGATCGGTGATCTCGACTCCGTGAAGCTCGGCGATTACGTGCGCAAGGGCCAGGCGATCACGGGCATCGTCGACAACAGTGTGCTCTGGACCCTGATGGATGTGCCGGCCACCCAGGCCGGCAGGGTTGAACTGGGGCAGCCGGTGCAGCTGCTCTCCCAGGGGGATCCCCCCGTGAGCGGCACGGGCCGGGTGGTGTTCATCTCGCCCTACTTCGGCGTGAGTGGCAGCAGCACGGCGCCGAACACGGTGCTGGTGAAGGCGGAGTTCCCGAATCTGGGCGGCCGGCTCAAGACGGGCCAGTACGTGCGCAACCGCATCATCACCGGCTCCACCCGCCAGCTCTCCCTGCCCGTGCAGGCGGTGATGATGCAGGCCCAGCAGCCCTTCGTGTACAGAATCGAGCCCCTCAGCACGGTGCTGCCCAAGATCCGGGCCTCCCGGCAGATTCCGGACGCGCAGCGCACCAAGCTGGAGAGCCTGCCCCCCGCCACGCCGATCGTGGTGCAGACGGCCGTGAAGCTCGGCACGCTGGAGGGCAACCGCTATCCCGTGCTTTCGGGCCTGAGCTCCGGTGATCGGGTGGTGGTGAGCAACACGGCCCTGCTGCGCAATGGCATGCCCGTGAGGATTGCAGGCCGCGGATCCTGAGCCGGCCATGTCTCTCTCCGACACCTTCATCAAGCGGCCGGTTCTCACCACGGTCTGCAGCATCCTGATCGTGCTGATCGGTCTGATCGCGATTCCCAGCCTCCCGATCGAGAACCTGCCGCCGATCGCCCCTCCCCAGATCCAGGTCAACGCCACCTATGGAGGGGCCAATTCCCTGGTCACCGAGCAGGCCGTGACCAATGTGCTGGAGCAGCAGATCAACGGCGTTCCTGACGCGGCGTACATCTCCTCACTCACCACCAACACGGGCCAGAGCACGGTGAACGTGTTCTTCGATGAGGGATCGGATATCAACATCGACCAGGTCAACGTGCAGAACAGGGTGTCGCTGGCCATGCCCCAGCTGCCCTCTCAGGTGTCCAGCACCGGCGTGTCGGTGATCCAGACGACGCCATCGATTCTGCTGGCCTACCAGCTGTCATCCACCGAAGGTCAGTTCGATGCGGCCTACCTCAATGGCCTCATCTACCGCGAGCTCTTCTATCAACTGGAGCGCATCCCCGGCGTGGCCCAGGCCTCCCTGTTCGGAGGAAGCACCCCCGCCTTCTGGCTGTTCATCGATCCGGACCGCCTCACCGCCTACCAGCTCACGGCGGATCAGGTGGTGTCCGCCGTTCAGAGCCAGAACACCGTGGCGGTGGGCGGTCTGGTGGGTGGGCCGCCGTCCACCGGCAACCAGGCCTTCACCTACCCGATCCTGGTGGAGAACAACGGCAACCTCGTTTCGATCGAGGATCTCAACCAACTGATCGTGGGCCGCTCGCCGCAGGGGAATCTGCTGCGGCTGCAGGATGTGGGCGAAGCCACCTATGGCTTCAACACCTTTGCCACCCAGGGCGTCAACATCCAGGGCCATCCGGCCATCACGATCGGGGTGTACCAGACCCCCGACAGCAACGCCCTGCAGGTGTCGCAGGCCGTGGTGGCCTTGATGGACCAGTTCGTGGCCAGCCTGCCCCCCGGTGTCACCCTCACCCAGATCTACAACGTTGGGCAGTTCATCGAGTCTGCCGTGGATGGGGTGGTGGATGCCCTCGGGCTCGCCATCGTGCTGGTGCTGGTGATTCTGTTCGTGTTTCTGCAGGATTGGCGCGCCACGGTGGTGCCCAGCCTGGCGATTCCCATCTCCTTGATCGGGGCCTTCGCCTTCATCAAGGCCTTCGGCTTCTCGATCAACCAGCTCACGCTGCTGGGCCTCGTGCTGGCCACCGGACTGGTGGTGGATGACGCCATCGTGGTGATCGAGGCGGTGGCGAAGAACATCGAAACGGGGATGCGGCCGCGCCAGGCCGCGCTGGCCTGCATGGGCGAACTGATCGGCGCCCTGATCGCCACGGCCCTGGTGCTGATGGCGGTGTTCGTGCCGGTGGCGTTCTATCCCGGCGGCATCGGCATCATCTACCGGCAGTTCGCCCTCACGATCGCCTTCTCGATCGCGATTTCGGCCTTCAACGCCCTCACCTTCTCGCCGATGATGGCGGCCCTGGTGATGCGCTCCGGCAAGCCACCAGCGCCCAAGGGATGGGTCTGGCCCGTGGCCGGGGTCGTGGTGGGCCTGGCGTTCGGACGTTTCAGCGCGGCCTCCTTCGGCAACGGGGCCTATCTGGCGGGCGTGCTGGTGTTCGGCCTGGCCGGGAGCCGTCTCGAGCAGATCTTCAGCCTGTTCAATGCGGCCTTTGCCCGGCTGGAGAGAACCTACGCGAGCACGATCGCGCGGCTGATCGAGCACCGCCGCCTCATCCTGATGGGACTGGCGGGGGGCATCGTGGTCACGGTGCTCGCCTTCGGGGCCCTGCCTTCAGCCTTCATCCCCGAGGAGGACCAGGGGTTCGGCCTCGGCATCTACCAGCTCCAGAACGGCGCCTCCCTCACCCAGACCCAGCAGCTCGGCCAGCAGATCGCCGCGGTGCTCAAGGAGGAGGAGGACATCACCTCGGCGGGCATCATCAGTGGGGCAGGCTTCAACGGCAGCAGCCCGGATCAGGGGCTGTTCTTCTTCGGACTCAAACCCCTCGAGGAGCGCTCCGGCCGTGCCCACAAGGCACCGGCCATCGTGGGCCGCCTCAACCAGAAGCTCGGGGGCCTCAGCGGGGGGCTGGCCCGGGCCTCCCAGCCTCCGGCGGTGCCGGGATTCTCGGCCCAGAGCGGCTTCTACTTTCAGTTCAACGATCTCAGCAACGGCGCCTACAGCTTCAACCAGCTCGATGAGCTGGCCCAGAAACTGGTGGCCACCGGGGAGGCCAGCGGTTCCTTCTCCACCCTCTACACCCAGTTCATTCCCAGTGCTCCGGCCTTCGGGCTCAAGATCGATCGCTCCATCCTCGGCAGCCTCAACATCGACTTTCAGCAGGCCATGCAGACGATCGCCGTGCTGGCCGGCGGCAACTTCTCCGGTCTCACCTACGAAAGTGGCCAGGCGCGCAACATCTATGTGCAGGCCGATGCCGGAGGCCGCGGCAAGTTGGACGACATCCTGAGCTATTACGTGCGCAGCAATGACAACCAGCTGATCCAGGTGTCGGAGTTCGCCACGGCGGAGCTCACCAGTGCCCCCCCGGTGATCAGCCACTACAACCTCTACCGCACCATCCTGGTGCAGGGAGCCGAGGCCGCGGGCAAGAGTTCGGGGCAGGCGCTCACGGCCATTCAGACCATCTTCCGCCGTCTCGACTTCAACAACATCGGCTATGCCTTCACGGGCATCGCCGCCCTGCAGCTGTCCGCCGGCAGTGCCAGTGTGCTGGTGTTCGGCCTCGGCGTGCTGATCGTGTATCTCGTGCTCTCGGCCCAGTACGAGAGCTACGTGACGCCCGTGGTGATCCTCATGACCGTGCCCCTGGCCATGCTCGGGGCACTGGTGTTCCTGGCGCTGCGCTCGATCGATCTCAACATCTACGCCCAGGTGGGCCTGGTGACCCTGATCGGCCTGGCCGCCAAGAACGGCATCCTGATCGTGGAGGTGGCCGAGCAGCATCTGGAGGCCGGCATGGAGCCGGCCGCGGCGGCGATGGCGGCGGCCGAATCCCGGTTGCGGCCCATCCTGATGACAGCCATTGCGGCGCTGGCTGGATTCCTGCCCCTGGTGCTCGCCACCACCGCCGGAGCCAACAGCCAGCAGTCGCTCGGCACCGTGATCTTCGGCGGCCTGCTGGTGGCCACCGTGCTCTCCCTGGGCGTCGTGCCTCCCTTCTACGTGCTGATCAAGCAGCTGGAGGCCCGCTGGTTCCCCGCCGCCAGCGAGGACGCCACTGAGGACTCCACCCAGGACGCGATCGGCTGAACGCGATGATCCGGAGGCCCCGTGATCAGGTGATCACCGTGGGCCGCTCCATGCCGGTTCGGCTTCGGATCTCGGCCAGGGCGTCGATGGCGCCGATCAGATCCCCGAGGGCGGCCTGGGGATCCTGGCCGAGGTTGCCGCTGGGCGGCACATAGCGTTCGAGATACACCCGCAGCGTGGCGCCCTGGGTGCCGGTGCCAGACAGCCGCAGCACCACGCGGCTGCCGTCATCCAGCAGCAGCCGCAGGCCCTGGCCCTGGCTCATGGAGCCGTCCACCGGATCGGTGTAGGCGAAATCATCGGCCAGCTGGATGGTGCGGCCCGCGAAGGCCTGGCCCACCAGCGCCGGCTGCATCTGGCGCACCCGGCCGTAGAGGCCGGCGGCGGCCTCGCTGGGGATCGCTTCGTAGTCGTGGCGGGAGTAGTAGTGCCGCCCGTAGCGGGCCCAGTGCTCCTGCATGATCGTGGCCACCGAGCAGCGCCGCCGCGCC
This sequence is a window from Cyanobium sp. PCC 7001. Protein-coding genes within it:
- a CDS encoding efflux RND transporter permease subunit → MSLSDTFIKRPVLTTVCSILIVLIGLIAIPSLPIENLPPIAPPQIQVNATYGGANSLVTEQAVTNVLEQQINGVPDAAYISSLTTNTGQSTVNVFFDEGSDINIDQVNVQNRVSLAMPQLPSQVSSTGVSVIQTTPSILLAYQLSSTEGQFDAAYLNGLIYRELFYQLERIPGVAQASLFGGSTPAFWLFIDPDRLTAYQLTADQVVSAVQSQNTVAVGGLVGGPPSTGNQAFTYPILVENNGNLVSIEDLNQLIVGRSPQGNLLRLQDVGEATYGFNTFATQGVNIQGHPAITIGVYQTPDSNALQVSQAVVALMDQFVASLPPGVTLTQIYNVGQFIESAVDGVVDALGLAIVLVLVILFVFLQDWRATVVPSLAIPISLIGAFAFIKAFGFSINQLTLLGLVLATGLVVDDAIVVIEAVAKNIETGMRPRQAALACMGELIGALIATALVLMAVFVPVAFYPGGIGIIYRQFALTIAFSIAISAFNALTFSPMMAALVMRSGKPPAPKGWVWPVAGVVVGLAFGRFSAASFGNGAYLAGVLVFGLAGSRLEQIFSLFNAAFARLERTYASTIARLIEHRRLILMGLAGGIVVTVLAFGALPSAFIPEEDQGFGLGIYQLQNGASLTQTQQLGQQIAAVLKEEEDITSAGIISGAGFNGSSPDQGLFFFGLKPLEERSGRAHKAPAIVGRLNQKLGGLSGGLARASQPPAVPGFSAQSGFYFQFNDLSNGAYSFNQLDELAQKLVATGEASGSFSTLYTQFIPSAPAFGLKIDRSILGSLNIDFQQAMQTIAVLAGGNFSGLTYESGQARNIYVQADAGGRGKLDDILSYYVRSNDNQLIQVSEFATAELTSAPPVISHYNLYRTILVQGAEAAGKSSGQALTAIQTIFRRLDFNNIGYAFTGIAALQLSAGSASVLVFGLGVLIVYLVLSAQYESYVTPVVILMTVPLAMLGALVFLALRSIDLNIYAQVGLVTLIGLAAKNGILIVEVAEQHLEAGMEPAAAAMAAAESRLRPILMTAIAALAGFLPLVLATTAGANSQQSLGTVIFGGLLVATVLSLGVVPPFYVLIKQLEARWFPAASEDATEDSTQDAIG
- a CDS encoding efflux RND transporter periplasmic adaptor subunit; the protein is MALPIPAAVIRPGQVVLPLAALLLVAGCATKPTASRQPLQVQVATLAEASFSPAIEVMSRLSSTTDVALRPEVDGQVVKILARQGQQVQAGQPILVLDNVQEAAALDASRAEARKDVVNAERYIFLNQQGAVSTKDRDFYVTQAIQSRDQARAKAADLGYKYVRAPIAGVIGDLDSVKLGDYVRKGQAITGIVDNSVLWTLMDVPATQAGRVELGQPVQLLSQGDPPVSGTGRVVFISPYFGVSGSSTAPNTVLVKAEFPNLGGRLKTGQYVRNRIITGSTRQLSLPVQAVMMQAQQPFVYRIEPLSTVLPKIRASRQIPDAQRTKLESLPPATPIVVQTAVKLGTLEGNRYPVLSGLSSGDRVVVSNTALLRNGMPVRIAGRGS